The genomic segment TCGGCGATCACCTGCTGAAGGAAGATCGGCTCCCCGACGTCAGGCGACGCTTGGCTGGACGCGACACCGCCGTAGGCCTGAATCACCGTGTCGTACGCGCTGCGGTCGCGATACGGCCCGACCTCACCAAATCCGGTGAGTGAGGTGTAGACGACGTCGGGGTTGACCGCGACGACGTCGTCGTAGCCGAGGCCGAGCCGGTCGGCCACGCCGGGACGGAAGTTCTGGATCACCACATCCGCCTGCGCCGCCAGCTCCAACGCGATCTCGCGTCCGGCGTCGGTGCGGACATCGACCGCGATCGACTTCTTACCGCGGTTGCACACCCGGAAGACGGCACTCAACCCGTTCACGCTCGGGCCGATCCACCGCAGGATGTCGCCGATGTCCGGCCGCTCCACCTTCACCACGTCGGCGCCCTGATCGGCGAAGAGAGCGCCGATGTAGGGACCGGTGAGCGCGAGCGACAACTCCAGGACGCGGATACCGCTCAGCGGTCCAGCGTGTTCCATTCCAACCCCCTTATCGTCCCGTGAATCGCGGCGCACGCTTGTCTGTGAACGCCGCGAGCCCTTCCTTGGCGTCCTCGGAGCGCATGACTTCCACGACGAGTCGCTGTTCGATCTGACGGGCATCGGCCTCGTCGAGCCAGCCAGTGGCCACGATGGATGCCTTCGCGTTCCGCACTGCCAGTGGACCGTTCGCGCACACCTTCGCCGCGAGCTCGCGTGCCTTCTCCAGCGATCGACCCGTGGGAACGACATGACCGACCAGACCGAAGTGATAGGCCTCCGCGGCCGTCAACGGCTCGCCGGTCAGAATCATCTCCATCGCCTTGGTGTAGGGGATTTGGCGCTTCAGGCGAACCGTCGATCCGGCGCCGGCGATCAGGCCCCACCGCGCCTCCGGCAGCCCGAATACGGCATGTTCCTCGGCCACCCGAATATCGGTCTGCTGCAACATCTCACAGCCGCCGCCGAGGCACGCACCATTGACGGCGGCGATCAGCGGCTTGGCCAGCGAACGGGTCAATAGCAGGCCGTCGGTGATGACGCTGCCCGCAGACGTGCGTTCCGGCCGCGGCGCGGAACCCTTATCGGACGGCCCGCGAACCATCCACCCGTCGGCGAGATCTCCACCCACGCAATACGACGAGCCCTCCCCGGTCAGGATCACCGCGCGGATGCCGTCGTCGGCGTCGATCTCGTCCCAGGCCTGGGCCATCAACATGATCATCGACGGCGTCAGGGCGTTCTGCCGACGCGGGTTGTTCATCGTCAGCACGACGACGCTGCCATCGCGCTCGACCTTCAGGTGCGGCTCGTCGGCCGAGCTCATCGATCAGTTCTCCACCAGGTCGGCCAGCGGCTCCGTCTCATTGAGCCAGTGCCGTCCGGCCTGGCGCGCCGCCTCCCACTTGGGGATACTCACCGCGTCATCCTGGCCCAGGTCCGCGGGCGTGGGGCCGATGCGCTGCACCAGCGGCGCGAGCGCCTTCTGGTCGAAGTTGTAGATCTCGGCCGCGGCCAGCCCCAGCATCTGCCGGGTCTCGTCGATGGGGATGTCCCAGAAGGTGTGCCGCAGCCACTTGCGGGTGTTCGGCCAGGTTCCTTCCGGGTGGGGATAGTCGTTGCCCCACAAGATGTTCGGGACACCGATCTCGTAACGGCGGGCTAGTTCCCGGCGCTCGGTGGTGGTGGCCCCGATGAAGCAGTTCCGGTCGAAGTACGCCGAGGGCGGCATCGTCAGATCGCCCTCGAGCAGCTTGCTCATCTTCTTCGCCGAGTGCTCGCGCAGAAAGCGGGTGTCCATCAGCCAGAGCAGATCGTTGGCCCAGAACGCACCGCACTCAGTGGCGCCCCAACGCAGTTGCGGAAAACGCTCGAATACGCCGGCCCACAAGGCGAACCACAGCGGCCTGGCTCCCCACCACCGCACCTCGGTGGTGTAGATGCCCAGGTGTTGTCCGTAGTCCGCACTCGGGGCCGGACCAACGTGGGTGTGCACCGGCATGTTCAGGTCCTGGCAAGCGGCCCAAACCTTGTCGTAGCGCCGATCGTGATAGGGCGGGTAGTCACCCCACAGCACCGGGATCAAGATCCCGCCCCGCAGCCCAGACTCGGCGGCGCGGTTGATCTCGGCCACCGCCGCGTCAACGTCGGCGAGGATCGGGATCACCGCAACCCCGGCCCGTCGTTCCGGGCTGTGGCTGCACAACTCGGCCAGCCAGCGGTTGTGCGCACGAGCCCCCGCCATGGCACGGCCTGGGTCCAGATCTCCTGATTGGCCCAAACCGGCGCCGAAGGGTGCGCCGGCGACCCCGGTCACCGCGTCGGCGTCGGGGAAGATGACTTCACCGGCCACGCCGTCGCCGTCGAGTTCTTTGTCTCGTTGCCGGACGTCCCACCCACCGGTGATGCCCTCGCCGTGTTCCTCGAACCACGTTTGCGCGAATTCTTCGTCGATGAACCCGCCGGCCTGTGCCGCCGCTTGCTTTTCGGCGAGATATGCCTCGAAGTCCTCCCGATACTCGGGGTCGACGTACTCGCGGTACATCTCGGTGGGAAGTTCGGCGTGGGTGTCTGCGGAGATGATGAGGTATGGGGCCGCGTTGTTCATTGGGGTCCTCTCGATTACCAGGTACGAATGGGATCGGGCTCGAAGACGGTGCTGCTTGCACCCGCGGGTACCTCGGCCAGCGGCTCGGCGACCTCGGCCACCGTCGGGCCGATGCGATCGGCCAGGGGCTGCAACGCCGCCAGATCGAAACCGTAGACGGCGGCCGCGTTCCCGCCGAGCATGGCCGCCACCTCGTCGGCAGGAACGTCGGAAAAGGTGTAGCGCAACGCTTCTCGGGTGAAGAGACCCGTCCCTTCCAGATGCGGATAGTCACTTCCCCACATGATGCGGTCGACGCCGATGTCATGACGCTCGGCGCATTCCACCGGACGCATGAAACTGGCACCGACATAGCACTGCCGGGACCAGAACTCGCTAGGTTTGAGGCTCAGCGATCCGGCGGTGGGACCGGCGAAGCGGGCGATCGCCGAGCCCTCGCGCGCGTAGCGGGCCGCCGCGACGTCGAGCGAGTCCAGAGTGGCCGGGATCCACCCGGCGCCTTGCTCGGTGAAGACGACGGTGAGGTCTGGATGGCGATCCATGGCGCCACTGAAGATCAAGTGCCACAGCGCTCGATGGGCGAACCAGTGCGTTTCGTACACCCATATCGCGAACGAGCTGCCCCAGCCATCGAGCGGGCTCGGTCCGGCGTTGCCGCCGTGGTGGTTGACCACGACGCCCGCCTCGGCGCACGCCACCCACAGCGGTTCCCAATGCTCGGCGTAGAGCTGCGGGATCGCCGAGCCGGGCGGGATGCCGGGTAGCAGAACACCGCCGCGCAGAACAAGTTTGGCGATCTGCTTGATCTCGCCGACGGCGCCGTCGAGGTCTTGGAGCATGACCTGCCCCACCCCGGCACGCCGCTCGGGTGAGAGGGAACAGAAGTCGGCAAGCCAGCGGTTGTGTGCACGCAGGCCGGCGCAGCGCAATTCGAGCTCGCGGGCGGTCTCCGGTGGCGTGGCGGCCAGGCTCGACGACGGGAAGAACGGCGGAATGGTGTTGGGGTAGATGACCTCTCCCGCGACACCTTCGGCGTCCAAGTCCGCATTGCGGCGATCGCTGTCCCAGTTGCGTTCGGCATCAGCATCGGCGAGGTCAGCGAACGGGTTGACGTATGTCTTTGCCCAGCTGTCGAATTCGTCGCGAAAGTCCGGATCGAGATAGTCGCGATAGTCGAGCAGGTCGGCACCGGCGTGGCAGTCGGCCGAAATGACGGTGTACCGGTCCATCGGCTACACCCGGGTCGGCTCGGGCCTCGGCGCGGCGAGCAGCGCCACGTCGTCGTAACGCTGGTGCACATAGGGCAGCAGCCACTCGGCAGGCACTCGTTCGGCGATCCGGCCCACCTGCACGGTGCGCCGACGGCCCCAGGTGATCGACTTGATCTCCCGCACAACGATATCGGCCACCGGATCCAGCGGCGACTCCCCCAGCTCGACAGTACCGTCGATGTTTTCCAGCACCTCATAGTGCCGGTGGTATTCGCCGTACACCAGATGCGGGTCGGTGATGCCGTCGCCGTCCGGGGCGCGCAGGAACTTGAAGTAGAACTCGGTGTTCATCTGGTCGGGCGGCAACTCGGCCGGCCCGGTGACGCGACCGCGCACGGTGATGAGCGGATAGCCCAGCCGGGCAACGGTGGCGGTGACGACGTCAGCGTCGCGGTCGACACGGATGTCGGCCAGTTTCTTCGGCTCGCCGAACGTCTCCCGTCCGCCGGTGACGGACTGCTCGGTGGACTGCGGCATGAACAGCGGGTAGTCGCCTTCGACATCGCCATGACGGGCCGTCACCGAGAACACCGCCGATCCGAAGGGTGGCCTGCCGTCGATCTGCACCCGCTGCAGCGAGATTCGCACCAGGGGCTCGGCCGCCGGTTCCAGCGGCTTGGGCAGTACCGCGGCGACGATGTCCGGATCGGTGAGGTACGTGACCGTGACGGCCTCGGTGGCGATGGGCGCCTTGGTGGCGTCGATCTCGTGGTCCACGCGTGCCTCCGGCGGACGCGGGCCGTAGCGAATCTCGTTGGCGCTCATCACTTTCCTCCTTCGGTTGCCGCTGTCTTCGCGGCGCTCTTGCCGAGAACGTCGACGAGGTAGTCGGGCTCGCCGCGGGTGATGATCGACGCCGCCTTTTTGCTCACCACGTCATCCGACGGAGCGGGCGGCCCCATCATCCAGAAGCGGTCCGCCCGAATTCCCTCGACGACCTGTTCGGCGACGGTCTCCAGCGGCGTGAATTCGATGTGTACGCCTGCGGATTCGAAGCGGTCCACCACTCGCGCCAGTGTCTGATCGGGGGTGCGGCGTTCCTGAGTGGCCGCGTACTGCTGCGGGCGATGCCGCCACGACTCCCAGATACCGGTATTCAAGAAGCCGCCCGGGAACAGCACGTGCGCCCGCACACCGGTGCCCGTCATTTCCAGGTGCGTGTAGAGACTTTCGGTGAGGCACAGCACGGCGGCCTTGGTCATCGGATACACGGCAGTGGCCGGCCCGCCCATCGCACCGCGAGCGATCGGCGCGAATCCCCCATTGCCCGAGCAGGTGTTGACCACGTGGCCTTCACCCTGTTCGAGCAGGATCGGCACGAACGCCTTGATGCCGTGGATGACGCCGCGGACATTGACGTCGATGCCCCAGCGCCAGTCGGCGAGGTCGTGTTCCCACATGTACCCCTCGGAGACCGCACCGGTGCCGGCGTTGTTGCACACCAGATGCACGGCGCCGAAGCGATCGAGCGCCTGCTTGGCGAGCGCCTCCACCGAGGAGTAGTCGGTCACGTCGGTGACCACACCGATCGCCTCGATGCCCTCGTCCGTCAACGCTCGGGTTGCCTCGTCGAGGGGATCCGGGAGGACGTCGGCCAGCACCACCTTCATGCCTTCTTGGCCGAACCGTCTGCCCATCGCGCGGCCGATCCCGCCCGCACCCCCGGTCACGACGGCGACGTTGCCTCGTAGGTCGTTCATTGTGGGCATCGTCACATGGTCGCGTATAACACCGCAACAAGTCGCACTATGCGACCATCAGCAGATGCCGCCCCGCCCATCTCCGCAGACCGCGCGGGTGGTGAACCTGTTCGAGCACCTGGCCGGCGACGGGAGCCAGGGCCTGACGCTGGCTGAGGTCTCGCGTCACTTGAGCGTGCACAAAGCCAGCTGCCACTCGATGCTGTCGGAGCTTCTGCAGGCCGGCTGGCTGCTGCGTGACCCGGTTCGCAAGACGTATCACCTGGGTCCCGCGCTGGTCCGCCTCGGACGGGAGGCGGCCGGGCACTATCCGGCGCTGGCGCTGGCGCGGTCCGCGATGGTCGAGCTGTCGGCGACGACGGGTGCGCATTGCGTCGCGTTCTCGGTCGGCGACGACTACTCCACCGTCGTCGACCAAGTCCGAAGCCGGCTCGGCGGCGGTCACCCGATGCCGATCGGTACGCAGTTTCCGCATCGCCCGCCGTACGGCACGTCGACGGTCGCCTGGGCCGGCGCGCAGGCTCGCGATCGTTGGCTGGCTGCCTTGCCCGAGGATGTGCGCGACCGCTACCGCCAAGCCATTGCCGCCACCGCGAGCCGCGGTTATGCCGTCGGCCTTCACCTTCTGCCGGACCTACGTCTGCAGGAGCTGGCGTTGATCGTGCGAAGCGCCGAAGTGCGCTCCACCCGGCTCAGCGAGCTGGCGCAGGCGTTGACCGACGAGCTGATTCACCAGGAGGAGTGGCTGCCCGTCAGCGTGGAGCCGGACGGCACCTATGACGTGAGCCATATCGACTCCCCGATCCTGCAGCCGGATTCACGAATTGCCTTGATGCTGAGCCTTGTTCCAAGCGCCGAGCCGATGAGTGGTACCGACGTCATCCGCATGGGTGAGCAGCTTGCCGCAGTCACCCGTGAACTCAGTGCGGCGTTGACTGAGTAACCGCTGCATCGGCGTCCCAGTTCCGAACCGGCACCGAACCTGATGACTTTGGACCCTGACGCTTTGGTTGCGTGCGGCGAAGGCTTCGATTCATAACCGTCTCCACGGGAGGTGAAACGGTGTTGACGCTCGAGTCACGGGTGACGGTTCCGGGTCTGACCGGAGCCGAGATCACGACCTTTCTGTCTGAGTGCACTGACGCGGGATATCAACAGTGGTGGCCCGGCGTGCACCTGCATCTGCACTCCCTCACTGCGGGCGGAGGTGCCCACCTCGGTGATGAGATCTTCATGGACGAGTTCATCGGTACCCGGCGACTCCGCATGACTGCTGTGGTTGTCGAAGCAGAACCCGGCCGAAAGATCATGTGGCAGATGAAGAAAGGCATTCGTCTCCCGGCCTGGCTGACGATCGAGGTGGTCGATCACCCCGGAAGTGTCGACGTCCGCCACACCATCACCGCCGGCTGGGCGGGAGCAGGACGCGTGCTCGACCCGCTCTTGCGGCTCTACTTTTCACCGTCATTCGCCGCAGCGATGGACAAGCATGTTCACACCGAATTTCCGCTGATCCGCGACCGCCTGCACGCGGCCACCGATTAACACCGAGGGAAGGAATCAACATGAACCGCGAAGTGTGCAAATTCTTTTCAGGCTCGTTCGCCGCACTGGGTTACGCGCACGCAGCGTACGCAGTGGCAACGGCCCGCGGCATCATCAACGAACCGATCTTCCTCGGACGACGGTGGGGCGTCGGCTTCATGTGGTCCGAGGCCGCCGTCTACTCCGCGCTGGCCGTAGCCCTCGGCTACGCGGGCTGGGGCGGGAAAACCCAAGAGCAACAGGTGAATATCCAAAGCAGCCAACCCACTGCCGTGCCCAAGACGGCACCGCCGGTATCCGTTGACTGATGTTCGGCGGCCCCGACCCGGCCCGGCTGTTGCTTGACCGACTCCACGATCCGCGGAGCCGCCGCGTGGTTCTAATATCGCACTGCCTACTGAATCAGAACACTCGCTACGCAGGTGGCGCGTCGCGCCCCGGGGTGGTGGCCGAGCTTGTCGAGGAACTCGTAGACGCCGGCTACGGCATCCGTCAGCTTCCGTGTCCCGAAAGGCTCGCGTGGGGTGGCGTACTCAAACGTCGCAGCCTGTTGCTCTACCACTCGAAGGGCGGCCCGCTGTACCCCGTCCGCAGTGTCTTGCTCAGTGCGTTCGTGTGGTGGACGAAGATCGCGTACCGACGACTGGCCCGGCAGGTGGCACGCGACGTGATCGATTATCACCGCGCCGGGATCACCGTCGGCGGCATTGTCGGTATCGGTGCCTCACCGTCGTGCGGCGTCACGACCACCCTCGACCTTCGCGCGTCGCTGGAAGTCGTGGCAACCTGCCCGGCAGCCGAGCTGACGCGAGATGTGATGAACGAACGTGCAGTTCTGAACTGCCGCCGCCCCGGGGCGGGTCTGTTCATCGAGTCGTTGGACCGAGAACTGCAGCGCCGCAAGGCGAATCTACCGGCTCGCGAGCATGACCTCGCGGCAGAACTGCGCGGTGAACGACAGACGGTGCTGGCCGGCCCGCCGCCCAAGACACTGGGCGATCGTGGTCACCAGATGACCACCTGAACGGTGATGGTTCCCAGGCACAGCAGGACACCCAAGTACGGAACCGCCACCGGGACACTCATGAATCCGCCATGCGTACGGTGGCGTCGCTTGATGACGATCAGCGACGCGTTCACCAAAGTGAAAATGGCGAGAACCAGCAGGCTGGTCAGCTGCGCCAAGGCCACCAGTGGCAGGACCACAGTGCCGACGATCATGGCGGCGACGATGACGAGGGTCGCTGTCACCGGTGTTTGAAACGACCGGTGGACGAGACCAAACCTGCTGTGAATCCAGCCCTCTTTGGCCAATCCATAGAGGGTCCGGGAACCCATGATGACCTGGACGATAACCCCGTTGATCGCAGCGATCATGCCGATCACACTGAGGAACACTCCGTGGCTCACGCCGCTTCGCTCGATCACCAGCGTGAGTGGTGCGTCGCTGGCCGCCAATTCGGCCGGAGGAACCAAGGTCGTCGAAACGACGACGACGAGCAGGTACAAGACGGTCGACGCCAGCAGAGCGAACAAGATGGCCAGCGGCATCGTGCGACTCGGGTTGCGGGCTTCTTCGGCCACGTTGACCATGTCCTCGAATCCGATGAACGCGTAGAACGCCAAGAATGCGCCGGCGACGACACCACCGAGGCCCACCGCGGGATCGATGGCAACGAGCGAGCCGACGTCGAGATGCGTGAAGGCCTTTCGGCCGAACCAGATCACCAGCAGTAAACCGAGGACCTCCAACCCGGTGAGCAGCGCTGCCATTATCGCCGATTCGCCGATTCCCTTGATCGCGATGGCGCCGAGTACGACGAGCAGGCCCAAACTGCCTGCCATTGTCGGAACGGAAATGAACGAGTTCAAATATCCCGCGAAGCCCTGCGCCAACGCGGCTGCAGACGCGACCCCGCCACCGACCATCGTCAGGCCGATCACCGTCGAGAGCCAGCGCTTTCCGAATGCTCGATGCAGGTAGACCGAGACGCTGGCGCTCACCGGATAGCGGCCGGCCAATTCCATGTACGACAACGCAGTCACCGTGGCAGTGACCATTGCCATGAGGAAAGCCAGCGTCGTGCTCGCACCAGCGAAGCCAGCCACCTTGCCGATGAGCACGTAGATGCCCGCCCCGAGGATATTGCCGAGCCCGTACAGAGCGACAGTCGGCAAGCCGAGGGTCCGGTTCAGCCGGCCGCCACCTGCAGAGGTGTCCTTCACGGGCGGATCGAACCGACGACGGTGCGCACGGCCTCATGGTTGCACAATCTGCCCGCCACCGTCGTCGGGTGCGGACCTGCCTCACCCGGCCGGCTCGAACTCCCAGAGCTCGGGAGAGCCATTGCGACCCTTGGCAATCGGGAAATAACTCCGATGGGTGGCCGGATCGACCGCGACTGAATGGGCGCCGTCGGCAAGATGGCCCGAGCCGCGCGGCGCGAGACGTCCGTGGTCGTCATCGAAAATACTGACGACACCGCTTTCGGCGGCAACGTAGATCCGTCTGGCGGCTGGGTCGTAGGCCAACACATCCGGTGACTCCCCCACACCGCGGTCATCTATGATCGCTCGTGTGGTGAGGTCGACGGTCACCATGGCAGCATTGTCTTCACAGCCCACG from the Mycolicibacterium crocinum genome contains:
- a CDS encoding enoyl-CoA hydratase-related protein, with the protein product MSSADEPHLKVERDGSVVVLTMNNPRRQNALTPSMIMLMAQAWDEIDADDGIRAVILTGEGSSYCVGGDLADGWMVRGPSDKGSAPRPERTSAGSVITDGLLLTRSLAKPLIAAVNGACLGGGCEMLQQTDIRVAEEHAVFGLPEARWGLIAGAGSTVRLKRQIPYTKAMEMILTGEPLTAAEAYHFGLVGHVVPTGRSLEKARELAAKVCANGPLAVRNAKASIVATGWLDEADARQIEQRLVVEVMRSEDAKEGLAAFTDKRAPRFTGR
- a CDS encoding amidohydrolase family protein, whose protein sequence is MNNAAPYLIISADTHAELPTEMYREYVDPEYREDFEAYLAEKQAAAQAGGFIDEEFAQTWFEEHGEGITGGWDVRQRDKELDGDGVAGEVIFPDADAVTGVAGAPFGAGLGQSGDLDPGRAMAGARAHNRWLAELCSHSPERRAGVAVIPILADVDAAVAEINRAAESGLRGGILIPVLWGDYPPYHDRRYDKVWAACQDLNMPVHTHVGPAPSADYGQHLGIYTTEVRWWGARPLWFALWAGVFERFPQLRWGATECGAFWANDLLWLMDTRFLREHSAKKMSKLLEGDLTMPPSAYFDRNCFIGATTTERRELARRYEIGVPNILWGNDYPHPEGTWPNTRKWLRHTFWDIPIDETRQMLGLAAAEIYNFDQKALAPLVQRIGPTPADLGQDDAVSIPKWEAARQAGRHWLNETEPLADLVEN
- a CDS encoding helix-turn-helix domain-containing protein; translated protein: MPPRPSPQTARVVNLFEHLAGDGSQGLTLAEVSRHLSVHKASCHSMLSELLQAGWLLRDPVRKTYHLGPALVRLGREAAGHYPALALARSAMVELSATTGAHCVAFSVGDDYSTVVDQVRSRLGGGHPMPIGTQFPHRPPYGTSTVAWAGAQARDRWLAALPEDVRDRYRQAIAATASRGYAVGLHLLPDLRLQELALIVRSAEVRSTRLSELAQALTDELIHQEEWLPVSVEPDGTYDVSHIDSPILQPDSRIALMLSLVPSAEPMSGTDVIRMGEQLAAVTRELSAALTE
- a CDS encoding APC family permease, whose product is MKDTSAGGGRLNRTLGLPTVALYGLGNILGAGIYVLIGKVAGFAGASTTLAFLMAMVTATVTALSYMELAGRYPVSASVSVYLHRAFGKRWLSTVIGLTMVGGGVASAAALAQGFAGYLNSFISVPTMAGSLGLLVVLGAIAIKGIGESAIMAALLTGLEVLGLLLVIWFGRKAFTHLDVGSLVAIDPAVGLGGVVAGAFLAFYAFIGFEDMVNVAEEARNPSRTMPLAILFALLASTVLYLLVVVVSTTLVPPAELAASDAPLTLVIERSGVSHGVFLSVIGMIAAINGVIVQVIMGSRTLYGLAKEGWIHSRFGLVHRSFQTPVTATLVIVAAMIVGTVVLPLVALAQLTSLLVLAIFTLVNASLIVIKRRHRTHGGFMSVPVAVPYLGVLLCLGTITVQVVIW
- a CDS encoding SDR family oxidoreductase; this translates as MNDLRGNVAVVTGGAGGIGRAMGRRFGQEGMKVVLADVLPDPLDEATRALTDEGIEAIGVVTDVTDYSSVEALAKQALDRFGAVHLVCNNAGTGAVSEGYMWEHDLADWRWGIDVNVRGVIHGIKAFVPILLEQGEGHVVNTCSGNGGFAPIARGAMGGPATAVYPMTKAAVLCLTESLYTHLEMTGTGVRAHVLFPGGFLNTGIWESWRHRPQQYAATQERRTPDQTLARVVDRFESAGVHIEFTPLETVAEQVVEGIRADRFWMMGPPAPSDDVVSKKAASIITRGEPDYLVDVLGKSAAKTAATEGGK
- a CDS encoding amidohydrolase family protein, with amino-acid sequence MDRYTVISADCHAGADLLDYRDYLDPDFRDEFDSWAKTYVNPFADLADADAERNWDSDRRNADLDAEGVAGEVIYPNTIPPFFPSSSLAATPPETARELELRCAGLRAHNRWLADFCSLSPERRAGVGQVMLQDLDGAVGEIKQIAKLVLRGGVLLPGIPPGSAIPQLYAEHWEPLWVACAEAGVVVNHHGGNAGPSPLDGWGSSFAIWVYETHWFAHRALWHLIFSGAMDRHPDLTVVFTEQGAGWIPATLDSLDVAAARYAREGSAIARFAGPTAGSLSLKPSEFWSRQCYVGASFMRPVECAERHDIGVDRIMWGSDYPHLEGTGLFTREALRYTFSDVPADEVAAMLGGNAAAVYGFDLAALQPLADRIGPTVAEVAEPLAEVPAGASSTVFEPDPIRTW
- a CDS encoding acetoacetate decarboxylase family protein, with product MSANEIRYGPRPPEARVDHEIDATKAPIATEAVTVTYLTDPDIVAAVLPKPLEPAAEPLVRISLQRVQIDGRPPFGSAVFSVTARHGDVEGDYPLFMPQSTEQSVTGGRETFGEPKKLADIRVDRDADVVTATVARLGYPLITVRGRVTGPAELPPDQMNTEFYFKFLRAPDGDGITDPHLVYGEYHRHYEVLENIDGTVELGESPLDPVADIVVREIKSITWGRRRTVQVGRIAERVPAEWLLPYVHQRYDDVALLAAPRPEPTRV